The Raphanus sativus cultivar WK10039 unplaced genomic scaffold, ASM80110v3 Scaffold2071, whole genome shotgun sequence region CTTTAGCTCAAGGTCTTAGTCCATACGAGaagtcttcatcttctcttgTAGCAAGCCCCGAATTTCATATGATCTTCCCCACACAAGATATGCAGATCCATCATCATGAAAGCCGACAGTTTGCATGTGGCTTTGCCTCCGGTTTGATCTATTTCTATGGTTTGTGGACCAAAAGGAAGGTTGACGATGGAGTGCCTGTAATATGTAACCCTAAAACAGGAAGGTATGAGACCTTACCCTATATTTTAAGGTACAGAAGGTCGAGTAGCTTCTTTGGGTTTGATCCAATTGACAAACAATTCAAAGTATTGTTCATGGGTCATCCATGTTGTTGTGATGATCACAGAATTATGACATTGGGAACTAGAGGAATGAGGTGGAGAAAGATCAAATTTTCTTTACGAGTTGAGATCGTGAGTGAAGGAGTATGCATTAATGGGGTTTTGTATTACTTAGGTGACATGTGGGATTATAAGGAAGTTTCTGAGGCGAGGTCTAATTATGTGATAGTTTGCTTTGATGTTAGGTCTGAGAAATTCAAATTTCTTTATCCGGAAAGCTTTTGTGAATTGATAAACTACAAGGGTAAGTTAGGTGTGGTTTACTATGATGATTTTACTGATGATGCCATTGAGTTGCGAGTGTGGGTTCTAGAGGATGTGAAGAAACAAGAATGGTCCAAGTATTCATACACTATGAGGGGTGATAAACTCTTCCCGCATTATTGTTCCGTGGTTGGAGTGATTTCTACGGGTGAAATTGTCTTGTCGATGACTGATTATACATCCAAACAACCgttttatatttactatttCAATCCTGAAAGGAACACCCTTCGACGTGTTGAAATCCAAGGTTTCGGAGAATACCATAAACCTTCAGAAAAACCTAGTAGAGTCTACGTCTTTTTAGACGATTGTAGTAGATTCTATACCTTCGTAGACCATGTTGAGAATCTTAATGTTAGCGATCCAAGGCTACTCAAGTCAAGCATCTATGCTCCATATGTgtataaagaagaagatgaagaatcagaagaagaagaatatgatgatgaaaaaaatatttttcgtcGTTTTTATGGTAAAAAGAGGAGATGGAGATGAATGAGAAggagaaggtgaagaagaaggataaaGATGAAGGTAGGAGAAGGAAAAGAAGACAGCAGGAGGAGAAGATAGAGCCTTAAttgggtttttgtttttgtcatcaTCGATAATTGGATTTAGGTGAAAGCAATGGGGGGAGTCAttgtgtgctttgttttgatctAATATGCGTTTATGTTCTTTATGACTCTTTTAATaaatcaagttttctttttttaagtttcatCTCTCTATAGTTTTGAATCAATAACATCTTGTGTGGTAATAAAAACTATGCACAAAATTCTGTCAGAAAGGTTTAACGTAAGAGACACACAAGAGTTTCAGTCACAGAGGTTAAGTTTTCAGTTTCAAGCTCATAGTGAAAGCTGTACTAATTGATAGATCAAGATCCAATCAATTAACATGTGAGCAAGAAAAGTTCATCAGAGAAAAACATTGCAAAAACAGAAAAGGAATTAAAGTTTCAGTTGCTATGTTAAGCATGGAGGAACTCCAGTCCAAGGGTTTAACTTAGGTGTCGGAGTCTCTGGCGTCAGCTGAGGCCACCACCAAACCCAACGCCGTTGGGAAACGAGACAGCCGCCACAACAACTACAAGGCCGACGGAGAAGTTGTCCAGTGTAGTTGGAAACGCTGCTATACTCAGAGAAGCTCTTCAAACTTGCGAACAATAGATAGAGGGATTATCCATCCTCTATAGCCATAAACATAGCATACAACACATATATAAACTAAGCAAGATAGGTCATCATTGAGTaaatattactccctctgttttttaaagatccatgttctaggaaaaaaatttgttttaaaaagatatattttttactttttaaatgtattatttaatgaaaatctgttaacttcaagaaaattaattgcgtttattggatttttattggttaaagattatggaaaattgttattcacaaaaatcaatacatttttaatgtgatttcttaatatatgtgaaaaatctagaatatgtatctttaaaaaactgAGGGAGTATATGACTTTCGTGAAGgaaatgttttatgttttttatttgttgtttcctgtctttttctttttagcagGAACGTCTAGAACGACTGTAACTTTTGTCATGGTAGGAGGATGGGTGGTGAGTGTTGCATCTTGTAGGTGACTCTCTTTGCATACTTGAACCCGCTGAGGGTGGTATCTAGTACTTATCTGCTGATCATTGGCTTGAAATAAACGAAGAAGAGTAAGTCAGCTTTGTTTTtgttcaaacaaacaaaaagtaagTCAGCTTTGTTCTTCTGTTCACTCCCagctaataataataacaataatcttATTGTATGTAATGACATCATAATATCTTTGGCTTTTTTAACATCATGTCACTGCAGTGCAAGTGGTGGTGAAGTTGGTAGGCGAAATACTGGTTGTGGTACTGAGGTACTTCTTTAAATAATGCATTGTCAGTTAACTCTAGCTTTACAGAATGCAACACAAATGGAACTTCTTTGTGCTGTCAAAATCTAATACTAAAATCTGAATTGTTTAGGATTGGTCTGAGATGTTGGCCTGCTGGTCTCTGTCTATCAAAAGATCCATTGGAGATCTGGATTTTGGTGAATACACTGTTCCAGTTCCTTATGTGAAAACAGGTCAAGGTTCAAAACTGTTGAACTCTCTCGTCAATTGTAGTTTTGGCGCTAGCTAAAATTGTCTCAAGTATTGAATTTATTCTGAAAACTGAATGTTATTTGTTATGCATTTATCTTTAGCTGGTGTATCAAAGCAAATAACTCATATATTCGTTTAACAAAGGTAAGTCCACAGTCAATTTCACCGAAAACCTACATTCCGAATGAAATCAACCTTCATAGACGAGAACAAGCTCTCGACTCTGCCCTCTTGACTCTCAACAAGCCTATGATTCAGTTACAAAGCTAACCGTTAAAAATGATGAAACATCAACGACATCTTATATACTTTTCTATTCGTCCTTCCTTCTTCCACGTAGCTAAAGTTGCACGTCACTAGTCACTCTAAACTTCCTTCTCTGCTTGACTCTGCTTCTTACGAACATACACCTTTAATGGTTTATCAATATCCACCGTGTTGAAAAGAAGTTTGTCCTCAAGCTTCTTATGAGGAAACTGCTTGAGCAACATTGATGCTCTCTCCCATGAGTTCTCATTGTCAGGTAACCCTGTCTACGGAATCAAAGGTTCTAAGTTTCCAGAGACATCATAACCGTGCATCTAACACCTGCTCTGGTTCTATAATTACTTCAGCAGCGGCTGACAATGTACGTGGAAAGAGGTGAAAATCCCAATAACTGGCTGAAACTGATAGGCATGGAAAACATTGTGGGTTTTTGAATCCTCCTAAAGTTTGAGCCTCTAAGCAACTTCTCCCACACGTCCTAATAAACGGACCAAAGTACTGAGCTGccaatttttgataaaaagttttttaagtttaaatcaGCCAGCCAAAACGATAATAATTTCAGATTCTATACCTATGGACCTCAGCCTGGAGATATTGTCGAGAGTACCATCAAAGCCAATCGCTAGGTTTCATTGCGTGTCGAAGCAATGGGCATCAATACTTGATCGTCAGCACATCAAAAATTTGTTCCTGATCAAGTCCTCAGCTCAGCAGCGTCTCTTATTCGCCATCGAAGAAGATGGTGTCTGGAGCACATTCTCGTTGCCTCAGCATCTGAGTTCATATGAGAAGAGCCTTCATCGTCTCTAGTAGTAACCCCCGAATTTGATATGAATTAGTTTCCTCCAGACGGTATGAGGATCTGGTATGAGACTTTGCCTTATATCGATAGGTACAGAAAGTCGTATAGCTTTTTTGGATTTGATCCGATGAACAAGCAACACAAGGCATTGTTCTGGTCTTAGTGATCACAGAATTATGACATTATTAGAAACTAGAGAAATGAGGTCGAGAAAAATCCAATGTTCCTTAAATCATGATGGTTTGAGTGAAGGGGTATGCATTAATGGGGTTTTGTATTACTTAGGTGACATGTGTGGGTTTGATGAAGAGAAGTCTACTCTAGTGATAGTTTGCTTTGATGTTAGGTCTGAgagattcaaaatttatttatctgGAGAGCTTTTGTGAATTGATAAACTATAAGGGTAAACTAGGTGTTATATATAATATCGCTGATGATACAATGGAGTTGCGTGTGTAGGTTCTAGAGGATGTGGAGAAACAAGAATGGTCAAAGTATATATGCCTACACTTTGAGGGGTGATAACTTCTTCCCTAAGTACGTTTATGTTGTTGGAGTGATCTCTATGGGTGAAATCATTTTTTCGATGGCTGATTATACATTCAAAAAACCGTTTTATGTTTTCTACTTCAATCTTGAAAGGAAAACTCTTTGACATGTTGAAATCCAAGGTTTTGGAGAACACCATGACATGTCCATGCATAACTATCCTAGGAGATTCGACGTCTTTGCTGATCATGTAGAGGATCTTAATGTTAACGATCCGAAATTACTCAAGTCAAAGCATATATGCCCCATATGTGTATACAGAAGAATCAgaagaatcagaagaagaagattcagAAATCGATGAAAGTGGTTTTCTTCATTTTTCTGGtaaaaagatgaaaaagaaagCAGATGATGAagggaaagaagaagatgaaggagaaaGATGGAGGTAGGAGGAGGAAATGAAATCAGGATCTAGGAAGAGAAGATAGAAACGATCACTGGAGTTAGGTGATAGCAACTTTATTATTTACCCTCTTTTATCTATGCGTTTATAActgtgcttttttttttaatgttgatttttattattaagcCTTTAAAGCAAATAGTTCTAAACAATAAGAactatcaaaacaaaattagaaaaatgatACATCAGTAGGGATCCAAAGTAAAATAACACACATCATGCGTATGGATGACTAAAGATTTTCACATAAAAACTCCATATTTGCTTTTGGAATATATGAATCTCAAAGGAGATTATCTTCGTATTAATCCAAAAACACCATGCTTCAGACTGAATTGAGAACGATTGTCACTCTCTTTTTAATACTCCAGTAGGAACCACTTAGACAAGACAACTCTTTATATTGCTGATAATAGAGTCAAAGAGATTACCGTTCTATAGAATTTGATATTGCTTTTTGAAGTAACTATAGTTTGCAGTAAGAACTCCATCACCATCACATGAAAAACCATCAATGATTGAAGCCGGTAAGACCCGTCGCCACCATCCGTAGTAGATTTGTCAATTACTTTTTCTAAACGGTTCATTTGAACCGAAACCTTTGTCTTTCCAAATCTATTGGAAGAAACatacaaaagaacaataaaaaactttgcaagatttaaaataaattggcaATCGAGTAAAATAAATAACCAGAAGTAAATCAGATCAAAGAAAGAGAAGCAAAACGAATCAAACAAGCCGATGACGGAGCTGTGGAAACCTCCTACCATCGGCttgaaactatgaaaaaactctctttttctctcttaacGGCTAGAATGGTTTGATGATATGATTTTGCGTTTATAACTGTGCtaataaatcaatattttttttttttgctaactaagctgaacaaaactaaaatttgattCCAAACCGATTAGTAAAGTTTGGTATTATAGTAAAAACAGAAATATTGACTGTATTAGAATCCATGTTATAAAGGGGAGAAGAATACAAGCAACTCTAAACCAAACATCCATATAATACccaaaaatgaaaaacgaaCTGTTCTGGGATTAATGGGACTATGGTATGGAGCAATCTTCTTTAGTCACTCTTCTTATTGCCGAACAATCTCCAAAagacagttacaaaaaaaaaaatctccaaaagAAAATGATTGATGCTACAACATTGCAATTGGTATGGCAGAGTATCAGGTCGTTgcaataaagttaaaatatattatcagaATGCAGTAACTGCAAATAAAACATGCCACCAAAATCACTTTCTCAATATGCAGCTTAAAACTAATGGAAACACTGCAAGTTTGAGAATCAGATAAAGGTGTATAGACCTCAGGTAGCTTAACATGAGCATAACTTAACAGATcctttgtttttgaaaaatccGAAGTTCTGTTACAAGCAGTGTTTTGAAATCCGACCCAgacccgcggttgaaccggtaaaccgGCGACCCAATATAAATCCGGTttagattttgtaaaaaaacccaaaatttaaaatccatAAAACCCCACAAAAAGCCACCAAAACCCGAAATCGGGTACCGGTTGAActactggttgaaccaataaataaattttacatttttaaagcttttagttatgtttttagattctgtttatattctaaattttcaattaaaaagttaagtttcttttagtttttttttgccaaaattagttgatgttatttggtgttagtttatttttgttattgacaatttattacaattatGTTTTACTTCTGgtttattttagatttgaagtttaatttattattcacattagacataaatatttatgaattttatttttgatattttaaatgtcGTAACTCTTAACtagttacaaattttttaaatagtctaaattattttttgatattttgtatatcaaatgaaaataaaaatacaaaagtaaagttaaatattttctaaatgtttttaaacataaaatatatagatatccaaactattattttatgtttaaaaaaacatttagaaaatattaactttagtttctatatttttattttcatagctaatatattattatatagtaaaattaatttatttattactccGCAGTTCATCCACCGTCGATCCAACGACTCAATAACTCGGTAAATTGTCCGGTTCAGTGTCCGGATCGGTTTTTAAAACATTGGTTGCAAGAGAGCAGCCTAACTCTAAGAAGGTGTTAGCTGCCGTACTTACATCCCCCGTATGGTCCCAGTAATTTATATGCCAGTTCCACAAGATGATTATGGCATCATCACAATAGCAGGTATCTTTATACTTGGTCTGCCAAATTATAATAAAGTTGTGTTTATCTGTGACGAGGCCAAAAGAAAGTTAGCAATAAATAGAAAGAAACgagttatatttgttaatatttttcgGTGAGAGTTTTTCATTATGATCATTTCATCTACCAAAATGATTTTGTGGCATATCATGAACAACAGCCATTAACAGCTCTTGCAAACACTGCATGGTCCTGGAGAAGCTTCAAACAAACAAGCAAAGCGATGGATCATAAAGTTCAGAGAAACACACGTATATCTAACCGATGTTGCTAAACTAGTTTACTTTGGTGTGCGCGTCTGTCTTTTGCCTTTTGAGATGGTCATAATAATTGTAGCTTGACGTTTTGGAACATGTGGCTCGTAGAAAGGTTACCAGGTCCGTATTCAGCTGGCCCAATAGATGACTTGTCGCTAACACTAAATGGTCATGTGGAGTTTTTGCTATACAGACAATACAATTGTAGTTAAGAAAACAAGAGAGTAAAATTTCACCCAAAAGTATgcaagttttcttcttttttttttgtcaactagtatgtaaatttttttggtaaaaaaaggaaattcaGCAATGCCGCcctaatttgttttatattttctctgCCGCTTTCCATATGGTAGCTACGTCTTTTCATATAGCTAGGTTTGCCTAGGTCTTAATATAAACTTCAACAcctctactctctctctcacatatCAAGTATAACGATCATGGTTTCATATTCTATACCTATGGAGCTCACCCTCGATATATTGTCAAGATTGCCAGCAAAGTCAGTCGCTAGGTTTCACAGCGTGTCCAAGCAATGGGCATCAATACTTGATAGTCCATACTTCAAAAATTTGTTCCTGGCCAAGTCTTCAGCCCAGCCACGTCTCATATTCGCTATCGAAGAAAATTGTCTGTGGAGCTTCTTTTCGTTGCCTCAGCATATGAGTCCATATGAAAAGCCATCACCGTCACTTGTATTAACCCCTGAATTTCATATGAACTTCCCTCCAGACGATATGTGGTGGATCTTTAATCGTGATGACCGAAAATTTTCATGTGGCTATGCCTCTGGTTTAATCTATTTCTCTTGTATGTCGATCAAGCAAGGTTACGATGGAGTGCCTGTGATATGTAACCCTAAATCAGGACGATATGAGATCTTACCTTTTATCAGAAGGTACAGAAAGTCGTATGGATTTTTTGGGTTTGATCCTATTAACAAGCAATACAAGGTTTTGTGCATAGCTTATCCATGTGGTCCTAATGATCACAGGATTATGACATTGGGAACTCGAGGAATGAGGTGGAGAAAGGTCGAATGTTCCTTAAAACATGAGGGCGTGAGCGAAGGGGTATGTGTTAATGGGGTTTTGTTTTACTTAGGTGACACCTCTGAGTTTGATAATGAGGAGGAGTTTGATGATGCGGATTATGTGATAGTTTGCTTTGATGTTAGGTCTGAGaagttcaaatttatttatacagAAAGCTTTTGTGAGTTGATAAACTATAATGGTAAGTTAGGTGTGATTTACTATGATGATCTCACTGATGATGCCATTGAGTTGCGTGTGTGGGTTCTAGAGGATGTGGAGAAACAAGAATGGTCGAAATATTCCTACACTCTGAGGGGTGATAAACTCTTCCCGCATTATGCTTCCGTGGTTGGAGTGATTTCTACGGGTGAAATTGTCTTGTCGATGGCTGAATATACGTCCAAAAAACCGTTTTATATTTACTACTTCAATCCTGAAAGGAACACCATTCGACGTGTTGAAATCCAAGGTTTCGGAGAATACCATAA contains the following coding sequences:
- the LOC108821389 gene encoding F-box protein At1g47340-like — protein: MEDLLFVKEFHVPVFEEKKPEKKTDEEWKLQHRQVCGLIRQWVDDNVLHHIETETDARSSFKDLFLTKSSSHPRLIFAIEEEGLRSIFSLAQGLSPYEKSSSSLVASPEFHMIFPTQDMQIHHHESRQFACGFASGLIYFYGLWTKRKVDDGVPVICNPKTGRYETLPYILRYRRSSSFFGFDPIDKQFKVLFMGHPCCCDDHRIMTLGTRGMRWRKIKFSLRVEIVSEGVCINGVLYYLGDMWDYKEVSEARSNYVIVCFDVRSEKFKFLYPESFCELINYKGKLGVVYYDDFTDDAIELRVWVLEDVKKQEWSKYSYTMRGDKLFPHYCSVVGVISTGEIVLSMTDYTSKQPFYIYYFNPERNTLRRVEIQGFGEYHKPSEKPSRVYVFLDDCSRFYTFVDHVENLNVSDPRLLKSSIYAPYVYKEEDEESEEEEYDDEKNIFRRFYGKKRRWR
- the LOC108821652 gene encoding F-box protein At1g47340-like, with translation MVSYSIPMELTLDILSRLPAKSVARFHSVSKQWASILDSPYFKNLFLAKSSAQPRLIFAIEENCLWSFFSLPQHMSPYEKPSPSLVLTPEFHMNFPPDDMWWIFNRDDRKFSCGYASGLIYFSCMSIKQGYDGVPVICNPKSGRYEILPFIRRYRKSYGFFGFDPINKQYKVLCIAYPCGPNDHRIMTLGTRGMRWRKVECSLKHEGVSEGVCVNGVLFYLGDTSEFDNEEEFDDADYVIVCFDVRSEKFKFIYTESFCELINYNGKLGVIYYDDLTDDAIELRVWVLEDVEKQEWSKYSYTLRGDKLFPHYASVVGVISTGEIVLSMAEYTSKKPFYIYYFNPERNTIRRVEIQGFGEYHKPSENPSRVYVFLDFLEDCSRFYPSADHAEDLNVKDPKLLESSIYAPYVYKGEDEEVEKEDDDYGFPCFYGKRKKNKPDESRSRKGRKQEGKKKKKNVGGENRDNHWS